One part of the Oceanihabitans sp. IOP_32 genome encodes these proteins:
- a CDS encoding MFS transporter has protein sequence MKKYLTLAASFIIMLCIGSAYAWSIIASELIENFGFSGSQSQIIFGTLTGVFAVTMIFVGKLGEKIKYKYIGYIAGLLFCLGFVTASYSQGNFIFILMGIGVLAGMATAFGYWVALTAPVQWFPKKKGLITGVAAAGFGLGAVLMSILAEKILNDGNNVLELLKIIGIAYGLLILVFSNLIYQAISASEKTEAPARVSDFINSIIFKKLFIGLFLGCFGGLLIIGSLKVLGAQHAISNHNLLVGVGLFSIANFFGRVFWGFVSDHIGANLSIFFALLFQGAAIISLNLFPLSDNSYLVIAVLIGFGFGGNLVLFAKETAQEFGVQKMGTIYPYVFIGYGIAGITGPIAGGYLYDLSGTFYYAVILASLMSLAGSLLFLNQYRTLKRNV, from the coding sequence ATGAAAAAATATTTAACCTTAGCCGCCTCATTCATTATTATGCTCTGTATAGGTAGTGCTTATGCATGGAGTATTATAGCATCAGAACTAATTGAAAACTTTGGCTTCTCTGGAAGCCAGTCCCAAATAATATTCGGTACGCTAACTGGTGTATTCGCCGTAACCATGATTTTTGTAGGTAAACTAGGAGAAAAAATTAAGTACAAATATATTGGCTATATAGCAGGCCTACTATTCTGTTTGGGCTTTGTTACAGCAAGTTACTCGCAAGGGAATTTCATTTTTATTCTTATGGGCATTGGTGTCTTAGCCGGAATGGCAACAGCTTTTGGGTATTGGGTTGCACTGACCGCTCCCGTGCAATGGTTTCCCAAAAAAAAGGGACTCATTACTGGTGTAGCGGCTGCAGGTTTTGGATTAGGCGCAGTGCTTATGTCTATCTTAGCAGAAAAGATTTTAAATGATGGAAATAATGTTTTAGAATTACTAAAAATTATTGGCATCGCTTACGGTTTGCTCATATTAGTTTTTTCAAATCTTATTTATCAAGCTATAAGCGCTTCGGAAAAAACCGAAGCACCTGCTAGAGTATCAGATTTTATAAATTCTATAATTTTCAAAAAACTATTTATTGGCTTATTTTTGGGATGCTTTGGTGGTTTACTTATTATTGGAAGCTTAAAAGTTCTTGGTGCGCAACACGCCATCTCGAACCATAATCTTCTAGTGGGTGTTGGTTTATTTTCAATAGCAAACTTTTTTGGAAGGGTTTTTTGGGGCTTCGTAAGCGACCATATAGGCGCAAATTTAAGTATATTCTTTGCGCTATTATTTCAAGGTGCAGCGATTATTTCACTTAACCTTTTTCCATTATCAGATAATTCATACCTTGTTATTGCCGTCCTTATAGGTTTTGGTTTTGGAGGAAATCTAGTGCTTTTCGCCAAAGAAACCGCTCAGGAGTTTGGTGTACAAAAAATGGGCACAATTTATCCGTACGTATTTATAGGCTACGGTATCGCCGGAATTACAGGCCCTATTGCAGGTGGTTATCTTTACGACCTTTCAGGAACGTTTTACTATGCCGTTATTCTAGCGAGTTTAATGAGTCTCGCTGGTAGTCTACTATTTCTTAATCAATACAGAACTCTAAAAAGAAACGTGTAA